One Pelodiscus sinensis isolate JC-2024 unplaced genomic scaffold, ASM4963464v1 ctg34, whole genome shotgun sequence DNA segment encodes these proteins:
- the LOC102454964 gene encoding butyrophilin subfamily 3 member A2-like, protein MATQCRLCVCSLGLLLLVPCALSEKFSLSGSPHPVVGIVGQDVVLPCQLSPAARLPRMDLWWRKIGTGFIPVHEYSDVGPSEQPGEGYQNRTELFRQEFSNGNISLKLKRLQVADAGTYHCFVRNPEWSQEATTELRVAAVAPLFIDVLGPRGQGIGLACRSAGWFPKPELQWVGKNQLNRTMESVTNMTEDEENLYSVVSHVTVTEDTGDISCIMWNGLLETKQQSAIHLFTAPAAHEGHPTPPGTCSRTRELHRTTAARQRYRELHLGALRALTCILEQRAQEEWEFHREMLAQGRSICTHLQTLVVFRLIEIGAVEAVPNQFWGKGFYSLYFLTEKKSGGWRPILDLRNLSRYHRKQKFRMVTPTSIFPALNKGDWFMSLDL, encoded by the exons ATGGCGACGCAATGTCGGCTctgtgtgtgcagcctggggctccTTCTCCTGGTGCCGTGTGCACTCTCTG AGAAGTTCTCCCTATCTGGCTCCCCACACCCTGTGGTGGGGATTGTTGGCCAGGATGTGGTGTTACCCTGCCAGCTCTCACCTGCCGCCCGGCTGCCCAGAATGGACCTGTGGTGGAGGAAGATTGGCACAGGATTTATCCCAGTTCATGAGTACTCAGATGTGGGTCCCAGTGAGCAGCCAGGGGAGGGTTACCAGAACCGGACAGAGCTGTTCCGGCAGGAGTTCAGCAATGGCAACATCTCCCTGAAGCTGAAACGGCTCCAAGTGGCAGATGCTGGGACATACCACTGCTTTGTGAGGAACCCAGAATGGAGCCAGGAAGCCACTACTGAACTACGGGTTGCAG CTGTGGCTCCGCTGTTCATTGATGTGCTGGGCCCCCGGGGCCAAGGGATTGGGCTGGCCTGTCGCTCTGCAGGCTGGTTCCCCAAACCCGAACTCCAGTGGGTTGGCAAGAATCAGCTGAATCGGACAATGGAGTCTGTGACCAACATGACTGAGGATGAGGAGAACCTGTACAGTGTTGTGAGTCATGTCACTGTCACAGAAGACACTGGAGACATCAGCTGCATAATGTGGAATGGCCTGCTAGAGACCAAGCAACAATCTGCCATTCACCTCTTCA ctgcaccagctgcgcaTGAAGGGcaccccaccccgcccgggacatgctcccgcacccgagaGCTCCACAGGACGACTGCAGCACGGCAGAGGTACCGAGAGctgcacctgggggccctgcgagccctgaccTGCATCTTGGAGCAGCGGGCACAGGAAGAATGGGAGTTCCACAGGGAgatgcttgcccagggtcgttcCATCTGTACCCATCTGCAGACTCTG GTGGTTTTCCGTCTCATAGAGATTGGTGCAGTGGAGGCAGTACCCAATCAGTTTTGGGGCAAGGGATTCTACTCCCTCTATTTTCTCACTGAAAAGAAATCGGGAGGATGGAGACCGATCCTGGACCTTCGCAATCTCAGTCGGTACCACAGGAAGCAGAAATTCAGGATGGTAACTCCAACTTCTATATTCCCAGCCCTGAACAAAGGTGATTGGTTCATGTCCCTCGATCTATAA